A genome region from Amblyraja radiata isolate CabotCenter1 chromosome 32, sAmbRad1.1.pri, whole genome shotgun sequence includes the following:
- the nacc2 gene encoding nucleus accumbens-associated protein 2, with the protein MAQILHLEIPNFGNNVLGCLNEQRLMGLFCDVSIVVKGQAFKAHRAVLAANSLYFRDLFSGNSKNAFELPATVPPTCFQQILSFCYTGKLTMAASEQLVVMYTAGFLQIQRIVEKGTELMFKVSSPHCDSQTTSIEDAVSERQSPCPLQPPATLTVVSPILPIPLLSRVKSEHCEPDLMTPGIHALTTKRDGSNNHHCSTPLKLPRVSYPGTWGATTFVQPVNYAPAERSSPGGSSNQTTDSPTSYQNEEEEDEDEAYDTMTEDQYGQMYIKTTSGYPVQEKVAQLTNHMTVENRSCVLVRRDLVALPASLISQIGYRCHPKLYSEGDPGEKLELVSGSAVYITRGQVMNCHLCAGVKHKVLLRRLLASFFDRNTLANSCGTGIRSSTSDPSRKPLDSRVLNAVKLYCQNFAPNFKESEMNVIAADMCTNARRVRKRWLPKIKSMLPDGVEVYRTVIGDAGGGDSLDPGLYGTGLAFEQNGQAEKRSDPGTVLGERTNPASIDVESPSSNQSCEQNEIVESVIREAAGTNNLAPDTPNTGATFDQDEASSNNRSETAMRKLDGTYAGTL; encoded by the exons ATGGCTCAGATTCTCCATCTTGAAATTCCAAATTTTGGGAACAATGTCCTGGGATGCCTGAACGAGCAGCGGTTGATGGGGTTATTTTGTGATGTCTCCATTGTGGTCAAAGGTCAAGCCTTCAAGGCACATAGAGCTGTGCTGGCTGCCAACAGCCTCTATTTCCGCGACTTGTTCAGTGGCAACAGCAAGAATGCATTTGAGCTacccgccactgtgccgcccacctgCTTTCAGCAAATCCTATCCTTCTGTTACACCGGCAAACTTACCATGGCGGCCAGTGAGCAGCTGGTGGTGATGTACACAGCAGGCTTCTTGCAAATACAGCGTATTGTTGAGAAAGGGACTGAGCTGATGTTCAAAGTGAGCTCCCCGCACTGTGACTCTCAGACGACCTCCATAGAAGATGCTGTCTCTGAACGGCAAAGTCCTTGTCCCCTCCAGCCACCTGCCACCTTGACCGTTGTGTCCCCAATTTTGCCCATTCCGCTACTTTCCCGGGTGAAGAGTGAGCACTGCGAGCCAGATCTGATGACACCTGGTATTCATGCTCTCACCACAAAGCGCGATGGTTCCAATAACCATCACTGTTCAACTCCTTTGAAGTTACCTAGAGTTTCCTATCCTGGAACATGGGGTGCCACTACCTTTGTACAGCCAGTAAACTATGCTCCAGCAGAACGTTCAAGTCCAGGTGGAAGTAGTAATCAGACGACAGACAGTCCAACCTCTTACCAGAATGAAGAGGAGGAAGATGAGGATGAAGCGTATGATACCATGACAGAGGATCAGTATGGACAGATGTACATCAAAACAACATCAGGATACCCTG TACAAGAGAAAGTTGCACAGTTAACAAACCACATGACGGTGGAAAATCGTTCTTGTGTGCTTGTCCGTCGTGATCTGGTTGCACTTCCTGCCAGCCTCATCAGTCAGATTGGTTACAGATGTCACCCCAAGCTGTACTCTGAGGGTGACCCTGGTGAGAAACTAGAACTTGTCTCAG GTTCTGCAGTTTATATCACCCGGGGTCAAGTGATGAACTGTCACCTCTGCGCTGGGGTCAAACACAAGGTGCTCCTTCGCCGCCTGCTTGCCTCATTCTTTGATCG CAACACATTGGCAAATAGCTGTGGCACTGGGATCCGTTCCTCCACCAGTGACCCTAGTAGAAAGCCTTTGGATAGCAGGGTCTTGAATGCAGTAAAAC TATATTGCCAGAACTTTGCTCCCAATTTCAAAGAAAGCGAGATGAATGTGATTGCTGCTGACATGTGCACTAATGCTCGACGGGTTCGCAAGCGCTGGCTGCCCAAGATTAAatcgatgctgcctgacgggGTGGAGGTGTACCGCACTGTGATCGGAGATGCAGGTGGCGGAGACAGTTTGGACCCTGGGCTGTATGGAACTGGGTTGGCATTTGAGCAAAATGGTCAAGCTGAGAAGCGTAGCGATCCTGGGACTGTACTCGGAGAAAGAACAAACCCTGCAAGCATAGACGTGGAGTCCCCCAGCTCCAACCAGTCGTGTGAACAGAATGAAATCGTAGAGTCGGTAATAAGAGAAGCGGCTGGCACTAATAATTTGGCTCCCGACACGCCCAACACGGGCGCCACTTTTGATCAAGATGAAGCTTCCTCCAATAATAGATCTGAAACAGCCATGCGGAAACTGGATGGAACATATGCAGGGACCTTGTGA